Proteins co-encoded in one Phragmitibacter flavus genomic window:
- a CDS encoding DUF1287 domain-containing protein: MHPILSITLHLFLTLTTPLLADQSPAQKLINSARKQIGVTTHYDPAYVSLTYPNGDLPKERGVCTDVVIRAMRDALNLDLQKLVHEDMRANFAKSPKIWGLKRPDKNIDHRRVPNLQVYLTRHHQKLKATTDPANYQPGDLVTCLVGGNLPHIMIVSDKKSATGTYLIIHNIGTGTQEEDRLFQFPLTGHYRLR, translated from the coding sequence ATGCATCCCATCCTCTCCATCACCCTCCACCTCTTTCTCACCCTCACCACCCCCCTTCTCGCCGACCAATCTCCCGCCCAAAAACTCATCAACTCCGCCCGCAAACAAATCGGCGTCACCACCCACTACGACCCCGCCTACGTCAGCCTCACCTACCCCAACGGTGACCTTCCCAAAGAACGCGGCGTTTGCACCGATGTCGTCATCCGCGCCATGCGCGACGCCCTCAACCTCGACCTGCAAAAGCTCGTCCACGAAGACATGCGCGCCAATTTTGCCAAATCCCCCAAAATCTGGGGCCTCAAACGACCCGACAAAAACATCGACCACCGCCGCGTCCCCAACCTGCAGGTCTACCTCACCCGCCATCACCAAAAACTCAAAGCCACCACCGATCCTGCCAACTACCAACCCGGCGACCTCGTCACCTGCCTCGTCGGCGGCAACCTTCCCCACATCATGATCGTCAGCGACAAAAAATCCGCCACCGGCACTTACCTCATCATTCACAACATCGGCACCGGCACCCAGGAAGAAGACCGCCTTTTCCAATTCCCCCTCACCGGCCACTACCGCCTCCGATAG
- a CDS encoding adenine phosphoribosyltransferase: MDSDSLSRLRQAIRDVPDFPSPGILFKDITPVLADPDLLRLTIETMAATVTDQKIDKIVGIDARGFIFGAMLAAHLGCGFVPARKKGKLPWRTRGVDYALEYGTASLEMHEDAILPGENILLADDLLATGGTAAAALQLITTAEANLIGSVFFIELAFLNGREKISSYGPAHAIITF, translated from the coding sequence ATGGATTCCGACTCACTCTCCCGCCTTCGCCAAGCCATCCGTGACGTGCCCGACTTCCCGAGTCCCGGTATCCTTTTCAAAGACATCACCCCCGTCCTGGCCGATCCCGACCTCCTCCGACTCACCATCGAAACCATGGCCGCCACCGTGACCGACCAGAAAATCGACAAGATCGTCGGCATCGACGCCCGCGGTTTCATCTTTGGCGCCATGCTCGCCGCCCACCTCGGCTGCGGATTCGTCCCCGCCCGCAAAAAAGGCAAACTCCCCTGGCGCACCCGCGGGGTCGACTACGCCCTTGAATACGGCACCGCCTCCCTCGAAATGCACGAAGACGCCATCCTTCCCGGCGAAAACATCCTTCTTGCCGACGACCTCCTCGCCACCGGAGGCACCGCCGCCGCCGCCCTCCAGCTCATCACCACCGCCGAGGCCAACCTGATCGGCTCCGTGTTCTTCATTGAACTCGCCTTCCTCAACGGTCGCGAAAAAATCTCGTCATACGGTCCCGCGCACGCCATCATCACGTTTTAA
- a CDS encoding sulfurtransferase produces MPSFTNIAAYLFANLTDLKSLRESLLADCKTWNLKGTILLAPEGINLFIAGSAENIENLLTRLRDIPGLETLSPKYSLSDHQPFNRMLVRLKKEIISFGVEGINPAQRTSPKLSPKQLKAWLDEGKPVTLLDTRNDYEVKLGTFKNAHILPIDHFREFPEAVRQLPEELKHQPIVMFCTGGIRCEKAGPFMEREGFTDIHQLDGGILKYFEDCGGDHYDGECFVFDQRVGVDPALRETSSAVCFACQSPLTEEEHSDPRYIPGQSCPYCYRTSEQQLTETLAASRARLADLLSKPLPGSTPYDNSRPLNIPESCDSLPFVDALVTIFPHISRDEWRRLCAEDAFLDTNGHPVAADHIVHAGERYVRMQRNLTEPDINAAIELLYEDEAILVINKPAPLPMHPAGRFNRNTLQHLLNLAYDPRKIRAAHRLDANTTGLVICTLTRHFANLLQPQFERGEVEKIYLTRVQGHPPTDHFFSDQPISDEPGLAGSRTIDHLNGLPARTEFTVISRDPDGTALLEARPITGRTNQIRVHLWHLGFPIVGDQAYLPNHQNGPTQTLDTEAPPLCLHASRMTFTHPLTQQRQTFEAPRPMWA; encoded by the coding sequence ATGCCCTCTTTCACCAACATCGCCGCCTACCTGTTCGCCAACCTGACGGACCTCAAATCCCTGCGCGAATCCCTCCTTGCCGACTGCAAAACCTGGAACCTCAAGGGCACCATCCTCCTCGCTCCCGAAGGCATCAACCTGTTCATCGCCGGCAGTGCCGAAAACATCGAGAACCTCCTCACCCGCCTCCGCGACATCCCTGGCCTCGAAACCCTCTCCCCCAAATACAGCCTCAGCGACCACCAGCCCTTCAACCGCATGCTGGTGCGCCTCAAAAAAGAAATCATTTCGTTCGGCGTCGAAGGCATCAACCCCGCCCAACGCACCTCCCCCAAACTTTCGCCAAAACAACTCAAGGCCTGGCTGGACGAAGGCAAACCCGTCACCCTTCTCGACACCCGCAACGACTACGAAGTCAAACTCGGCACCTTCAAAAACGCCCACATCCTCCCCATCGACCACTTCCGCGAGTTCCCCGAAGCCGTCCGCCAACTCCCCGAGGAACTCAAACACCAGCCCATCGTCATGTTCTGCACCGGCGGAATCCGTTGCGAGAAAGCCGGCCCCTTCATGGAACGCGAAGGTTTCACCGACATCCACCAGCTCGACGGCGGCATCCTCAAGTATTTCGAAGACTGCGGCGGCGACCACTACGACGGCGAATGTTTCGTCTTCGACCAGCGCGTCGGCGTCGACCCCGCCCTGCGCGAAACCAGTTCCGCCGTCTGTTTCGCCTGCCAAAGCCCCCTCACCGAAGAAGAACACAGCGATCCCCGCTACATCCCCGGTCAATCCTGCCCGTATTGCTACCGAACCAGCGAACAGCAACTGACCGAAACCCTTGCCGCCAGCCGCGCCCGGCTCGCCGATCTCCTTTCCAAACCCCTCCCCGGCTCCACTCCCTACGACAATTCACGTCCCCTCAACATTCCCGAGTCCTGCGACAGCCTCCCCTTCGTCGACGCCCTCGTCACCATCTTCCCCCACATCAGTCGCGACGAATGGCGACGCCTCTGCGCTGAAGACGCTTTCCTCGACACCAACGGCCATCCCGTCGCCGCCGACCACATCGTCCACGCCGGTGAACGTTACGTCCGCATGCAGCGCAACCTGACCGAGCCCGATATCAACGCCGCCATCGAGCTCCTTTACGAAGACGAAGCCATCCTCGTCATCAACAAACCCGCCCCGCTGCCCATGCATCCCGCCGGGCGCTTCAATCGCAACACCCTGCAACACCTCCTCAATCTCGCTTACGATCCCCGTAAAATTCGCGCCGCTCATCGACTCGACGCCAACACCACCGGCCTCGTCATCTGCACCCTCACCCGACACTTCGCCAACCTCCTCCAACCCCAGTTCGAACGCGGTGAAGTCGAAAAAATCTACCTCACCCGCGTCCAGGGTCATCCTCCCACCGATCACTTTTTCAGCGATCAACCCATCAGCGACGAACCTGGCCTCGCCGGATCACGCACCATCGATCACCTCAACGGCCTCCCCGCCCGCACCGAATTCACCGTCATCTCCCGCGATCCCGACGGCACCGCCCTTCTCGAAGCGCGTCCCATCACCGGCCGCACCAATCAAATCCGCGTCCATCTCTGGCACCTCGGTTTCCCTATCGTCGGTGATCAAGCCTATCTCCCCAATCATCAAAACGGCCCCACCCAAACCCTCGACACCGAAGCCCCGCCCCTCTGTCTTCACGCCTCGCGCATGACCTTCACCCACCCACTCACCCAGCAACGCCAAACCTTCGAAGCCCCCCGTCCCATGTGGGCCTGA